A portion of the Pedobacter cryoconitis genome contains these proteins:
- a CDS encoding pyruvate dehydrogenase complex E1 component subunit beta, translating to MREIQFREALREALSEEMRKNENVFLMGEEVAQYNGAYKVSQGMLDEFGDKRIIDTPIAELGFTGIGIGAAMNGLIPIIEFMTFNFSLVAIDQIINGAAKMLSMSGGQFSIPIVFRGPTGNAGQLGAQHSQNFENWYANCPGLKVVIPSTPYEAKGLLKQAIIDPDPVIFMESEVMYGDKGEVPEEEYYLPIGKARIVQEGTDVTIVTFGKMLTRVVNPAVEELTKEGISVEVIDLRTVRPIDYPAIIESVKKTNRLVIVEEAWPLASISSEIAFNVQKNAFDHLDAPVLRITCADVPLPYAPTLIAASLPNAERVIKAVKEVMYVTK from the coding sequence ATGAGAGAGATTCAATTTAGAGAAGCTTTGCGTGAAGCTTTGAGCGAAGAAATGCGTAAGAATGAAAACGTATTCTTAATGGGCGAAGAAGTTGCGCAATACAATGGTGCATACAAAGTAAGTCAGGGAATGCTTGATGAGTTTGGTGACAAACGTATCATCGATACCCCAATTGCTGAGCTTGGTTTTACCGGTATCGGTATTGGTGCTGCAATGAATGGGTTAATTCCAATCATAGAATTTATGACATTCAACTTCTCCCTGGTTGCAATCGATCAGATTATCAACGGAGCTGCAAAAATGTTATCCATGAGCGGTGGTCAGTTTTCTATTCCAATCGTATTCCGTGGCCCAACAGGTAATGCAGGTCAGTTAGGTGCACAACACTCTCAGAATTTTGAGAACTGGTATGCAAACTGTCCAGGTTTGAAGGTTGTTATTCCTTCAACTCCTTACGAAGCTAAAGGTTTATTAAAACAAGCTATCATTGATCCGGATCCAGTTATTTTCATGGAATCTGAGGTGATGTATGGTGATAAAGGTGAAGTTCCTGAAGAGGAATATTACCTGCCAATCGGAAAAGCAAGAATCGTTCAGGAAGGTACTGATGTAACTATCGTTACTTTTGGTAAAATGCTGACACGTGTTGTAAACCCGGCTGTAGAAGAATTAACTAAAGAAGGAATCAGTGTTGAAGTTATCGATTTACGTACTGTACGTCCTATCGATTATCCTGCAATCATTGAATCTGTTAAGAAAACAAACCGTTTAGTAATTGTTGAAGAAGCGTGGCCATTGGCTTCAATTTCTTCTGAAATTGCTTTCAACGTACAAAAAAATGCATTTGATCATTTAGATGCACCAGTTTTGCGTATTACTTGTGCTGATGTACCATTACCATATGCACCAACTTTAATCGCTGCCAGCTTACCAAATGCTGAACGTGTAATTAAAGCAGTGAAAGAAGTAATGTACGTAACAAAATAA
- a CDS encoding Tex family protein, with protein sequence MNNHSKIIAAELAVSEKQVIATIELLDEGATVPFISRYRKEVTGSLDEVQVAAVRDRFQQLRELDKRREAILKALTTLGKLTPELEAQLNAAENITTIEDIYLPYKPKRKTRASEARRKGLEPLALLIFEQGKLNPDEEAAKYLNTELGVENTEEALAGARDIIAEMINENAEVRTDMRQYFQQKAIMKSSVIKGKEEEGIKYKDYFEWQESVKSAPSHRVLAMRRGENESILKLEAMPEEDGAIAILEKQIIQGNGAASKQVELALHDCYKRLLGPAMETELRLLAKQKADEEAIRVFAENARQLLLAAPMGQKNVLAVDPGFRTGCKVVCLDRQGKLVENTTIYPHTGQGNIKNAADAIQKLCVKHEVEAIAIGNGTAGRETETFIRGLNLQGVLIVMVNENGASIYSASEVAREEFPTQDITVRGAVSIGRRLMDPLAELVKIDPKSIGVGQYQHDVDQTKLQQSLDDTVISCVNAVGVELNTASKQVLAYVSGLGPQLAQNIVTYRNEHGAFKNRESLKKVPRLGDKAYEQAAGFLRIRDAAMVLDASGVHPERYALVNQMAKDLGHSVDELLKDVKLQKQIKLPQYISENVGLPTLNDIMKELAKPGRDPREAFEAFSFTDGVNEINDLKVGMKLWGIVTNITNFGAFVDIGVHQDGLVHTSQLADKFVANPNDVVKVSQKVEVTVKEIDVVRKRISLSMKSENAAKPAARAKVERPATQRKPENNRAEPANRSQHNKPKPQQAKVQPEGDLQMKLEALKNKFK encoded by the coding sequence ATGAATAATCACTCAAAGATTATTGCTGCAGAACTAGCAGTCTCAGAAAAACAGGTTATTGCAACTATTGAATTATTAGATGAAGGAGCGACTGTACCTTTTATTTCCCGTTACCGTAAAGAGGTGACCGGGAGTTTAGATGAGGTACAGGTAGCTGCGGTTCGTGACCGTTTCCAGCAACTACGTGAGTTAGACAAAAGACGTGAGGCTATTCTGAAAGCACTGACCACGCTGGGTAAATTAACGCCAGAGCTTGAAGCTCAGCTTAATGCAGCTGAAAACATCACAACTATTGAAGACATCTATCTTCCTTATAAACCAAAAAGGAAAACAAGAGCTTCTGAAGCCAGGCGTAAAGGTTTGGAGCCTTTAGCACTGCTAATTTTTGAACAGGGTAAATTAAACCCTGACGAAGAAGCGGCTAAATATCTGAATACAGAGCTTGGTGTGGAGAATACGGAAGAAGCTTTGGCGGGTGCAAGAGATATTATTGCAGAAATGATCAACGAAAATGCAGAAGTCCGTACAGACATGCGTCAGTATTTTCAGCAGAAAGCAATCATGAAGTCTTCTGTAATTAAAGGGAAAGAAGAAGAGGGGATAAAATATAAGGATTATTTCGAGTGGCAAGAATCAGTAAAATCTGCACCTTCTCACCGTGTTTTAGCAATGAGACGCGGCGAAAATGAATCTATACTGAAATTAGAGGCTATGCCTGAAGAGGATGGTGCGATTGCAATTTTGGAAAAGCAGATTATTCAAGGGAATGGTGCTGCTTCTAAACAAGTAGAATTGGCCTTACATGACTGTTACAAACGTCTGTTAGGCCCGGCAATGGAAACAGAACTTCGCTTGTTAGCTAAACAAAAAGCAGATGAAGAAGCAATCCGTGTATTTGCCGAAAATGCAAGGCAATTATTACTGGCTGCACCAATGGGCCAGAAAAATGTGTTAGCAGTTGATCCGGGTTTCCGTACAGGTTGCAAAGTGGTATGCCTGGACAGACAGGGTAAATTAGTAGAGAATACAACAATCTATCCGCATACTGGACAAGGAAATATAAAAAATGCTGCGGATGCGATCCAAAAACTTTGTGTTAAACATGAAGTGGAAGCTATTGCGATTGGAAATGGTACCGCAGGAAGAGAAACTGAGACTTTTATCAGAGGATTAAACTTGCAAGGTGTTCTGATTGTAATGGTGAATGAAAATGGTGCTTCTATTTATTCTGCATCAGAAGTTGCCCGTGAAGAATTTCCAACTCAGGATATTACTGTGCGTGGTGCTGTTTCAATTGGCCGCAGGTTAATGGATCCTTTGGCTGAATTGGTTAAAATTGATCCTAAATCTATTGGAGTTGGACAATATCAGCACGATGTAGATCAGACTAAGCTTCAGCAATCGCTGGATGATACCGTAATAAGTTGTGTAAACGCAGTTGGTGTGGAATTAAATACAGCTTCAAAACAAGTTTTAGCCTACGTTTCTGGATTAGGACCGCAGTTGGCACAAAATATTGTGACTTATAGAAATGAGCACGGTGCGTTCAAAAATCGTGAGAGTTTAAAGAAAGTTCCACGTTTAGGAGATAAGGCTTATGAGCAGGCGGCTGGTTTCTTAAGAATCAGAGATGCGGCTATGGTATTGGATGCAAGTGGTGTTCACCCGGAGCGTTACGCTTTGGTGAATCAGATGGCTAAAGATTTAGGTCATTCTGTAGACGAGCTTTTAAAAGATGTAAAGCTTCAGAAGCAGATCAAGTTGCCGCAATATATTAGTGAAAATGTGGGTTTACCTACATTAAATGATATCATGAAAGAATTAGCTAAACCTGGAAGAGATCCCAGGGAAGCTTTTGAGGCATTCAGTTTTACGGATGGTGTGAATGAGATTAATGATTTAAAGGTAGGTATGAAGTTATGGGGTATTGTAACTAACATTACCAATTTTGGTGCTTTTGTTGATATAGGTGTACATCAGGATGGTTTAGTCCATACCAGTCAGTTAGCTGATAAATTTGTGGCTAATCCTAATGACGTAGTTAAAGTTAGCCAGAAGGTAGAAGTGACCGTCAAAGAGATTGATGTGGTACGGAAACGTATTTCTTTATCTATGAAAAGCGAAAATGCAGCTAAACCTGCTGCACGTGCTAAAGTAGAGCGGCCTGCTACCCAGAGAAAGCCTGAAAACAACAGGGCTGAACCGGCCAATAGATCTCAGCATAACAAACCAAAGCCTCAGCAAGCAAAAGTACAACCGGAAGGTGATTTGCAAATGAAGCTGGAAGCTTTGAAAAATAAGTTTAAATAA